In Armatimonadota bacterium, the following proteins share a genomic window:
- a CDS encoding arsenate reductase ArsC, whose translation MGNSARSQMAEGLFNSMAPPGWRASSAGTEPAARVRPQAVEVMREVGIDISGHRPTHLRDALGPDVALVVGLCAEEACPVIPGAASEHWPLPDPAGTTELQFYRDLRDELRRRIAELVRRLPDETATG comes from the coding sequence GTGGGCAACAGCGCCCGCTCCCAGATGGCGGAAGGCCTGTTCAACAGCATGGCTCCGCCCGGGTGGCGGGCCAGCTCCGCGGGCACGGAGCCGGCAGCGCGGGTGCGCCCGCAGGCGGTGGAGGTGATGCGGGAGGTGGGCATCGACATCTCCGGCCACCGACCCACGCACCTCCGGGACGCCCTGGGCCCCGACGTGGCCCTGGTGGTGGGACTGTGCGCGGAGGAGGCGTGCCCGGTGATTCCCGGCGCCGCCAGCGAGCACTGGCCCCTGCCCGACCCCGCGGGCACCACGGAACTGCAGTTTTACCGGGACCTGCGTGATGAGCTACGGCGGCGGATCGCCGAGCTGGTGCGCCGGCTGCCGGACGAGACGGCGACCGGGTGA
- the pstB gene encoding phosphate ABC transporter ATP-binding protein PstB yields MDTAVQARLKPEVAHRAVAPGVPVLRVEDLRVWYGAQPALRGVTLEVPEHRITAVIGPSGCGKSTLVRAINRMNELLPGVRTEGRVLFRGQDLYAPGVDPVEVRLRIGMVFQKPTPFPKSVYENVAFGLRLHRSLSRRELDERVERALRQASLWDEVKDDLHRKSGLELSGGQQQRLCIARALAVEPEVLLLDEPCSALDPISTARIEALMEDLARDYTLVIVTHNMQQAARVSDVTAFLLNGELVEWGTTEAVFTRPVDPRTEDYIAGRFG; encoded by the coding sequence ATGGACACGGCGGTTCAGGCGCGCTTGAAGCCGGAGGTGGCGCACCGGGCAGTGGCCCCGGGTGTGCCGGTCCTGCGGGTGGAGGACCTGCGCGTGTGGTATGGGGCGCAGCCCGCCCTGCGGGGCGTGACCCTGGAGGTCCCGGAGCACCGCATCACCGCAGTCATTGGGCCCTCGGGCTGCGGGAAGAGCACCCTGGTGCGCGCCATCAACCGGATGAACGAGCTGCTCCCCGGGGTCCGCACCGAGGGACGGGTGCTGTTCCGCGGTCAGGATCTGTACGCCCCGGGTGTGGATCCCGTGGAGGTCCGGCTGCGGATCGGCATGGTCTTCCAGAAGCCGACCCCGTTTCCCAAGTCGGTGTACGAGAACGTGGCCTTCGGCCTGCGGCTGCACCGGAGCCTGAGCCGGCGGGAGCTGGACGAGCGGGTGGAGCGGGCCCTGCGGCAGGCGTCCCTGTGGGACGAGGTGAAGGACGACCTGCACCGGAAGAGCGGCCTGGAGCTGTCCGGCGGCCAACAGCAGCGGCTGTGCATCGCCCGGGCGCTGGCGGTGGAACCCGAGGTCCTGCTGCTGGACGAACCCTGTTCCGCCCTGGACCCCATCTCCACGGCCCGCATCGAGGCCCTGATGGAGGACCTCGCCCGGGACTACACGCTGGTGATCGTCACCCACAACATGCAACAGGCCGCCCGGGTGTCGGACGTCACCGCCTTCCTGCTGAACGGGGAGCTGGTGGAGTGGGGGACCACCGAGGCGGTGTTCACCCGACCGGTGGACCCGCGCACCGAGGACTACATCGCGGGTCGGTTCGGGTGA
- the phoU gene encoding phosphate signaling complex protein PhoU gives MTERGRHFRGTYDTALRELEADVARLGRLCGDLIHRAVDALVRQDPEQARAVIAADDDADRLHLEVERQVARVIATQQPVATDLRELLSILVISLDLERMADHAEAVARAVLRLGRGPLPASVGDIVQMEQVIQRMLSDALQSFAGRDAVLAEAVSRQDDVVDALRSRVVGDLLTAMREDPGATPRAVDLILVAQHLERAADHITNVAERVVYIATGQLRELNV, from the coding sequence GTGACCGAGCGGGGACGTCACTTTCGGGGCACCTACGACACGGCCCTGCGGGAGCTGGAGGCCGATGTGGCCCGCCTGGGCCGCCTGTGCGGGGACCTGATCCACCGGGCGGTGGACGCCCTGGTGCGCCAGGACCCGGAGCAGGCGCGGGCCGTCATCGCCGCCGACGACGACGCGGACCGCCTGCACCTGGAGGTGGAACGGCAGGTGGCCCGGGTGATCGCCACCCAGCAGCCGGTGGCCACCGACCTGCGGGAGCTGCTGTCCATCCTGGTCATCTCCCTCGACCTGGAGCGGATGGCCGACCACGCCGAGGCCGTGGCCCGGGCCGTCCTGCGCCTGGGCCGGGGGCCGCTGCCCGCGTCGGTGGGGGACATCGTGCAGATGGAGCAGGTAATCCAGCGGATGCTGTCCGACGCCCTCCAGTCCTTCGCCGGCCGGGACGCCGTCCTGGCCGAGGCGGTGTCCCGCCAGGATGACGTGGTGGACGCTCTGCGGTCCCGGGTGGTCGGGGACCTGCTGACCGCCATGAGGGAGGATCCGGGCGCCACCCCTCGGGCCGTGGACCTGATCCTGGTGGCCCAGCACCTGGAGCGGGCCGCCGACCACATCACCAACGTCGCGGAGCGGGTCGTCTACATCGCCACCGGGCAGCTGCGCGAGCTGAACGTGTGA